In bacterium, a single window of DNA contains:
- the dacB gene encoding D-alanyl-D-alanine carboxypeptidase DacB: MQPPHIAAASAILIDRVTGEVLFELKPDEQRVPASTTKIMTALLALENSDPATPVVVSPLATQTGGSRLHISAGEEIPMADMIEAMMIRSGNDAAAAIAETIGGDQAHFIEMMNIRAAELGMTNTRFQNPHGMPMTGGGNLSTARDLAKLAQAALDSPRFCSIVQKSKVVYPTFGIRSAVEFTNTNRLLEEFPLTTGIKTGYTDLARHCLVASARFRDREVIGVILGAEKATIRPDMVRLFDYGLNVLADDYWIYRKFSLEPQVYPFEAPPAPVMASASTVIQ; this comes from the coding sequence ATGCAGCCGCCACACATCGCGGCTGCCAGCGCGATCCTGATTGACCGGGTCACCGGCGAAGTGCTGTTTGAGCTCAAGCCCGATGAACAGCGCGTCCCGGCCTCCACCACCAAAATCATGACTGCCCTTCTGGCGCTCGAGAACAGCGATCCGGCGACACCGGTCGTGGTGAGTCCCCTGGCCACCCAGACCGGTGGTTCCCGTCTGCATATCTCCGCCGGGGAAGAAATCCCGATGGCAGACATGATCGAGGCGATGATGATCCGTTCCGGCAACGATGCGGCGGCGGCGATCGCGGAGACCATCGGCGGCGATCAGGCGCACTTCATCGAGATGATGAACATCCGGGCTGCCGAACTTGGGATGACCAATACACGCTTTCAGAATCCCCATGGGATGCCCATGACTGGAGGCGGTAATCTGTCGACCGCCCGGGATCTGGCGAAGCTGGCGCAAGCCGCCCTGGACTCGCCTCGTTTCTGCAGCATAGTCCAAAAGTCAAAGGTGGTCTATCCCACGTTCGGCATCCGCTCGGCGGTGGAGTTCACCAACACCAATCGCCTCCTCGAAGAGTTCCCCCTGACCACTGGTATCAAGACTGGTTACACTGACCTGGCGCGGCATTGCCTGGTCGCCAGTGCCCGCTTCCGGGACCGGGAAGTCATCGGCGTGATCCTCGGCGCTGAAAAAGCAACGATTCGGCCAGACATGGTCCGTCTCTTCGACTACGGCCTGAACGTGCTGGCGGACGACTACTGGATCTACCGGAAGTTCTCGCTGGAGCCGCAGGTCTATCCCTTTGAGGCACCGCCTGCACCGGTCATGGCCTCGGCATCGACGGTCATCCAGTAA
- the rluB gene encoding Ribosomal large subunit pseudouridine synthase B: MTTGTPIRLQKYLARAGGLSRRKCADLIAAGGIQVNGQVVREPYFRLLLGVDEVRSEGVLLRPARPVYYKFYKPPQFLSAMGDDGPTISSLLPPDMTRVFPVGRLDFDAEGLLLLMNDGDLSNLLLHPRYHVEKEYQVRLKPCPSRGQLRRLEAGVELDGRMTKPSTWELLERLDGGQQGSIRVVLTEGRKNQIKRMAELVHSHVRSLLRERFGPIRLGHMKPGQFKKLAPGELAALQRLADQARQDLAGVEEDDTEGDDD, from the coding sequence ATGACTACGGGGACCCCGATCCGCCTCCAGAAGTACCTCGCCCGTGCGGGTGGGCTCTCTCGTCGCAAATGCGCCGACCTCATCGCCGCTGGAGGTATCCAGGTCAACGGGCAAGTGGTCCGGGAGCCCTACTTCCGCCTGCTCCTGGGAGTAGATGAAGTCCGGAGTGAAGGGGTGCTCCTCCGGCCAGCCCGCCCGGTCTACTACAAGTTCTACAAGCCGCCACAGTTTCTCTCGGCCATGGGGGATGACGGTCCCACCATCAGCAGTCTGCTCCCACCCGACATGACCAGGGTCTTTCCGGTCGGCCGACTCGACTTTGATGCCGAGGGGCTCCTGCTTCTGATGAACGACGGCGACCTGTCAAATCTGCTCCTGCATCCCCGCTATCACGTCGAAAAGGAGTATCAGGTCCGCCTGAAGCCCTGTCCCAGCCGGGGGCAACTGCGACGTCTGGAAGCGGGAGTCGAACTGGATGGCCGGATGACCAAACCGTCTACCTGGGAACTGCTTGAACGGCTCGATGGCGGACAACAGGGAAGCATCAGGGTCGTCCTCACCGAAGGGCGAAAGAATCAGATCAAGCGGATGGCGGAGCTGGTTCACAGCCATGTGCGGAGTCTGCTGCGGGAACGCTTCGGGCCGATCCGCCTCGGGCACATGAAGCCAGGACAGTTCAAAAAGCTGGCACCGGGAGAACTGGCAGCGCTGCAGCGTCTGGCGGATCAGGCACGCCAGGACCTGGCGGGGGTCGAGGAAGATGACACTGAGGGCGATGACGACTAG
- a CDS encoding Magnesium transporter MgtE — translation MPQSRDLLIDPSASPEVLRELWPAMGSAERLEGFEELSTTDALKFFLDLDARDQADLIHTLDPTRRRLWMRMLAPDDAADLLQESSPDEREELLQLLDEAHRKEVTALMAYAEDDAGGLMNPRFARLRPEMTADQAIAYLRRQAIESIETLYYLYVLDQHQVLLGVLSIRELLVAPPQKQMQELMHRDPVVVREETDQEEVGRLFQEHELAAIPVVDGAGVMKGIITVDDVVNVVAEEVTEDIHKLGGMEYIEAPYLQISLGEMIRKRAPWLVILFLGEMMTATALANYEEALSRAIVLSTFIPLIIASGGNSGSQASTLLIRAMVLGEVRGRNWLMVLRREVLTGFMIGLILGAIGFLRVYLWEKLWGIYGPHWAAIGLTIGISLIGVVIWGTIAGSMLPLLLRRVGLDPASASAPFVATIVDVTGIILFFSVAMIMLQGTLL, via the coding sequence GTGCCGCAGTCACGCGACCTGCTGATCGACCCCAGCGCCTCCCCCGAGGTGCTGCGTGAACTCTGGCCAGCCATGGGCTCTGCGGAGCGGCTGGAAGGGTTTGAGGAACTTTCGACTACTGATGCGCTGAAGTTTTTTCTTGACCTGGATGCCAGGGACCAGGCGGACCTGATCCACACACTTGACCCCACTCGACGGCGTCTCTGGATGCGGATGCTCGCACCCGACGATGCCGCGGACCTGCTGCAGGAATCGAGTCCCGATGAGCGGGAGGAGTTGCTGCAACTCCTCGATGAGGCGCACCGCAAAGAGGTTACGGCCCTGATGGCGTACGCCGAGGACGATGCCGGTGGACTCATGAATCCCCGGTTCGCCCGACTGCGGCCAGAGATGACAGCGGACCAGGCCATCGCTTATCTGCGACGGCAGGCGATTGAATCCATCGAAACTCTGTACTACCTGTATGTCCTGGATCAGCATCAGGTCCTCCTCGGTGTCCTCTCGATTCGGGAACTCCTGGTCGCTCCGCCCCAAAAACAGATGCAGGAACTGATGCACCGGGATCCGGTGGTCGTGCGGGAAGAGACCGACCAGGAAGAGGTGGGCCGGCTTTTTCAGGAGCACGAGCTGGCAGCTATCCCGGTGGTCGATGGTGCGGGGGTGATGAAAGGGATCATCACGGTCGACGACGTGGTGAATGTGGTGGCCGAAGAGGTCACGGAAGACATTCACAAGCTCGGCGGTATGGAGTACATCGAAGCCCCGTATCTGCAGATCTCCCTTGGGGAAATGATCCGTAAGCGGGCACCCTGGCTGGTCATCCTGTTTTTGGGGGAAATGATGACCGCCACAGCGCTGGCGAACTATGAGGAGGCCCTTTCCCGGGCAATTGTCCTGAGCACGTTCATTCCCCTGATCATCGCCAGTGGCGGCAACAGCGGGTCACAGGCCTCGACCTTGCTCATTCGCGCCATGGTGCTTGGGGAGGTCCGCGGACGTAACTGGCTCATGGTGCTCCGCCGGGAAGTCCTCACCGGCTTCATGATCGGACTCATCCTGGGTGCGATTGGTTTCTTACGGGTCTATCTCTGGGAGAAGCTCTGGGGCATCTACGGTCCGCACTGGGCAGCGATCGGCCTGACAATTGGCATCAGCCTGATCGGCGTGGTCATCTGGGGCACGATCGCTGGCTCCATGCTGCCGCTGCTGCTGCGCAGGGTGGGGCTGGATCCTGCCAGCGCTTCCGCGCCCTTTGTCGCGACCATTGTCGACGTCACCGGCATCATTCTCTTCTTCTCGGTCGCCATGATTATGCTGCAGGGCACCCTGCTCTAG
- the yutF gene encoding Acid sugar phosphatase has protein sequence MHDALPPFLLIFDLDGVLYRRDEVLPDAPAVLQRLREAGFLIAFCTNNSWFPPSEVAARLERMGIAAAANEVFTSGQAAARLAATRYPGGTALVVGGPGLRQAATEAGLTVTTPAEPEAPVDVVIAGIDWDFTYATLGRAQHALLAGATFIATNLDPRYPVEEGRFLPGAGSLVAAIQAAAGVEPLLAGKPATPLIEACMSHYGRAPKESLVIGDQLATDILAGNLAGCRTALLLTGVSSREEAEVRRGNGRPTFIFDALSDLAQALTSDELLVVQRPPNR, from the coding sequence ATGCACGACGCCCTCCCGCCGTTTCTGCTGATCTTCGACCTCGATGGAGTCCTCTATCGTCGGGATGAAGTCCTCCCCGATGCACCGGCGGTACTGCAACGGCTCCGGGAAGCGGGCTTTTTGATTGCCTTCTGCACCAACAACAGCTGGTTTCCACCCAGCGAGGTCGCGGCGCGGCTGGAGCGGATGGGCATCGCGGCTGCCGCGAACGAAGTCTTCACCAGCGGACAAGCCGCAGCCCGGCTGGCAGCGACCCGGTATCCGGGGGGCACTGCACTGGTGGTGGGAGGTCCGGGATTGCGGCAGGCGGCTACGGAAGCCGGGTTGACTGTTACGACTCCCGCTGAGCCGGAAGCGCCTGTGGATGTCGTGATCGCTGGCATCGACTGGGACTTCACCTATGCCACGCTGGGACGCGCCCAGCATGCTCTGCTGGCTGGTGCGACTTTCATCGCAACAAACCTCGATCCTCGGTACCCGGTGGAGGAGGGGCGCTTCCTGCCGGGAGCGGGCAGCCTCGTGGCAGCGATCCAGGCCGCCGCTGGGGTCGAGCCGCTCCTGGCGGGCAAACCCGCTACGCCCCTTATTGAAGCCTGCATGTCGCACTACGGCCGTGCGCCAAAGGAAAGTCTCGTCATCGGCGACCAGCTCGCCACGGATATCCTGGCGGGCAATCTCGCCGGATGCCGAACCGCCCTGCTGCTGACAGGCGTGTCCAGCCGTGAAGAGGCGGAAGTCCGTCGGGGGAATGGACGCCCCACGTTCATCTTCGACGCGCTGTCCGATCTGGCACAGGCGCTCACGTCGGATGAGCTGCTCGTTGTCCAACGCCCCCCCAATCGCTAG
- the pyrG gene encoding CTP synthase, with translation MSSTPQKFVFVTGGNVSSLGKGIASASLGRLLKARGYSVTAIKIDPYLNVDAGTMSPYQHGEVFVTNDGSETDLDLGHYERFMDVELAEDNSMTTGKVYQSVIEKERRGDYLGACVQIIPHLTDEIKDRIHRVARATRADVVLVEVGGTVGDIEGLPYLEAIRQFRNQVGRNNCVNMHLTLVPGVGPDGELKTKLTQHSVKELRAIGILADVIVARTRRPLTREMRRKISLFCDVAERNVIVGQDSDHLYAVPLDLEREGIADAILELLGLENTTPDLAEWEAINHTLRHPKRTVRIALVGKYTQLKDAYISVLESLTHAGIGNEVEVLTDLVHSETIEPENADKYLRHADGILVPGGFGDRGTSGKIEAIRYAREHGVPFLGLCLGLQLAVIEFARHVAGIADADSTELNPMTHEPLIDLMPDQKQTTLKGGTMRLGAYPCVLTPGTLAARSYGQIEVQERHRHRYEVNNAYRETLSHHGMVFSGLSPDGQLVEIVEVPGHPFFLATQFHPEFQSRPNRPHPLFQAFVKAAVVRAQSQGSRTSTTTLETSAE, from the coding sequence ATGAGCAGCACGCCGCAAAAATTTGTCTTCGTCACCGGGGGAAATGTCTCCAGTCTCGGCAAAGGGATTGCCAGCGCGAGTCTGGGACGCCTCCTCAAGGCGCGGGGCTATTCGGTCACCGCCATCAAGATTGACCCCTATCTCAATGTCGATGCCGGCACTATGTCTCCCTACCAGCATGGCGAAGTGTTTGTCACCAACGATGGGTCGGAAACCGACCTCGACCTGGGTCACTACGAGCGATTCATGGATGTCGAACTCGCCGAAGACAACTCCATGACCACTGGCAAGGTCTACCAGAGTGTCATTGAAAAGGAACGCCGCGGTGACTACCTCGGCGCCTGTGTGCAGATCATTCCGCACCTCACTGACGAGATCAAAGACCGGATTCACCGGGTCGCCCGGGCCACCCGCGCGGATGTGGTCCTCGTGGAAGTCGGCGGCACGGTCGGCGATATCGAGGGCCTGCCCTATCTGGAAGCGATTCGTCAGTTCCGCAACCAGGTCGGACGCAATAACTGCGTCAACATGCACCTTACACTGGTCCCAGGAGTCGGTCCCGATGGCGAGCTCAAGACCAAGCTGACCCAGCACTCGGTCAAGGAACTTCGGGCCATCGGGATCCTCGCCGATGTCATTGTCGCCCGAACCCGGCGTCCGCTGACCAGGGAAATGCGACGCAAAATCAGCCTCTTCTGTGATGTTGCGGAGCGGAATGTCATAGTCGGCCAGGACTCCGATCACCTCTACGCTGTGCCGCTGGACCTCGAGCGGGAGGGCATCGCCGACGCCATCCTGGAGCTGCTGGGACTGGAAAACACGACGCCGGATCTTGCCGAATGGGAAGCGATCAACCACACGCTGCGACATCCGAAGCGGACTGTCCGGATCGCCCTTGTGGGGAAGTACACCCAGCTCAAGGATGCCTACATCAGCGTCCTGGAGTCGCTGACTCATGCTGGCATCGGCAATGAGGTGGAAGTCCTCACTGACCTCGTTCATTCGGAAACCATCGAGCCTGAAAACGCTGACAAGTACCTGCGCCACGCCGATGGCATCCTGGTTCCCGGTGGCTTTGGCGACCGTGGGACCAGCGGCAAGATCGAGGCGATTCGCTACGCCCGTGAGCATGGGGTCCCCTTCCTGGGGCTCTGCCTCGGTCTGCAACTGGCGGTCATCGAGTTTGCGCGACATGTCGCTGGTATCGCTGATGCCGACTCCACGGAACTGAATCCCATGACGCATGAGCCGCTCATTGACCTCATGCCCGACCAGAAACAAACGACCCTCAAGGGGGGCACCATGCGTCTGGGTGCCTACCCCTGCGTCCTGACTCCCGGCACCCTGGCGGCCCGTTCCTACGGGCAAATCGAGGTCCAGGAGCGACACCGTCATCGCTATGAAGTCAACAACGCCTACCGTGAAACGCTGAGTCACCACGGCATGGTTTTCTCCGGACTCTCCCCGGATGGGCAGCTCGTGGAAATCGTGGAAGTTCCCGGACATCCCTTCTTCCTCGCAACACAGTTCCACCCGGAGTTTCAGTCCCGGCCCAACCGGCCACATCCGCTTTTCCAGGCCTTCGTGAAAGCTGCGGTGGTCCGCGCACAGTCTCAGGGCTCCCGGACCTCGACCACCACCCTCGAAACCAGCGCCGAGTAG
- a CDS encoding Polyphosphate:AMP/ADP phosphotransferase, producing MKHHPALQPVTHKTRLAAISPAETYGMQREEAEARYLELQTRLRELQERFYASSTNSLLLILQGMDTSGKDGTIKKVVDAVDPQGVRLANFKAPTSEELSRDFLWRIHKEVPAKGQIGIFNRSHYEDVLIVRVRGFVPHAVWEKRYDHINAFESHLVASGTIIIKVMLHISKGEQKERLAARLADSQKRWKFNPGDLSEREHWDDYQEAYEAVLQRCSTEHAPWYVIPADRKWYRNWAVTQLLVDRLEELNPQYPQPAFGPIIIPD from the coding sequence ATGAAGCATCATCCCGCACTGCAGCCGGTCACTCACAAGACACGTCTGGCAGCAATCAGTCCTGCTGAAACTTACGGTATGCAGCGGGAAGAAGCGGAAGCCCGCTATCTCGAGCTTCAGACACGGCTACGGGAGCTCCAGGAGCGCTTCTATGCTTCTTCAACGAATTCGCTGCTGCTGATTCTGCAGGGGATGGACACTTCCGGTAAAGACGGCACCATCAAAAAGGTAGTCGATGCGGTGGACCCGCAGGGAGTTCGGCTGGCGAACTTCAAAGCGCCCACATCCGAGGAACTCAGCCGGGATTTCCTCTGGCGGATCCACAAAGAAGTGCCCGCGAAAGGGCAGATTGGCATCTTTAACCGGTCGCACTATGAGGATGTCCTGATCGTCCGTGTGCGTGGCTTCGTGCCGCACGCGGTCTGGGAGAAGCGCTACGACCATATCAATGCCTTCGAGTCGCATCTGGTGGCATCGGGGACCATCATCATCAAAGTGATGCTCCACATAAGTAAGGGCGAACAAAAGGAGCGACTGGCGGCACGGCTGGCCGATTCGCAAAAGCGCTGGAAGTTCAATCCCGGCGACCTGTCGGAACGGGAGCACTGGGACGACTACCAGGAAGCCTACGAGGCTGTCCTGCAACGTTGCAGCACCGAACACGCCCCCTGGTATGTCATCCCGGCAGACCGCAAGTGGTATCGCAACTGGGCTGTAACGCAACTGCTGGTGGATCGGCTGGAAGAACTGAATCCCCAGTATCCACAGCCCGCCTTTGGACCCATCATCATCCCCGACTAA
- the polA gene encoding DNA polymerase I, whose product MKAPDGLSTTALYSFTTMLLNAVERFDPNQLVIALDAHGPSFRDEIYGDYKGNREDAPEDLKEQLEVLRPYLSGVGLPWLEADGFEADDVLGTLAHQGTEAGFDVAIISGDRDVLQLVSERVTVYLTKIGTSDMAAYDPTAVQARFGVTVEQFVDYKALLGDTSDNIPGVRGIGEKTAAKLLADFPDIESMLAQIDAIEPKGVQAKLRDGAEMARLSRQLSAIRIDVPLAWDLKGQPEYQFEPTNFREWFHRFGFRTIARRYGVEPGAGPTQASATITEATAAESGTAVPTSVSGELSAPPEIQIVQSMDELQALLEPLQNAGRFAIDFETDSLNARTANLVGIALAWTGTGGFYIPVGHFPTTTLLSEQSTDPHQNLPLAEVLTLLKPLLEDPAIRKVVQNGKYEHAVCRRYDIRLQGLEFDTFVASYLLNPDERHGLKDLAEQHLHLTWGRIEDLIGSGKKQISMSELPIGPVATYAVHDAVATWRLYQVFAPKVLAEGLGHLFADVEMPLVPVLANMESEGIRVDPGVLESLGLQLEQRLGELEMAASEATGGRGLNLSSPKQLSEYLFGDLRLPNPKKGSTDIEVLEELRGQHPLIEIVIEYRELTKLRGTYIQGLLPLVQDDGRIHTSYNQGIAATGRLSSTNPNLQNIPIRTELGRRIRKAFVPRSADYVLLAADYSQIELRLLAHYSKDEALMEVYRTGGDIHTETAVSVLGMDPSQPDPEKRRQAKAINFGIIYGMGAFSLAKSLGISQKDAQTFINGYFARFPRVRNFFDQVKASGREQGYVETFLGRRRYFPDLKSANSMRRSIAERAAMNMPLQGGASDLIKLAMVQVARALEDQPAYMLLQVHDELVFEVPVDSLLEYQGLIGPIMANAFPFDVPIEVEMKAGPSWYDLSPVGTAASGQSG is encoded by the coding sequence ATGAAAGCGCCGGATGGGCTCTCCACCACCGCGCTCTACTCATTCACAACGATGCTCCTGAATGCCGTGGAGCGGTTCGATCCCAATCAGCTGGTCATCGCCCTGGATGCCCACGGACCAAGCTTTCGGGATGAGATTTACGGGGACTACAAGGGGAATCGGGAGGATGCCCCGGAGGATCTCAAAGAACAATTGGAGGTACTCCGCCCCTATCTGTCCGGGGTCGGCCTCCCCTGGCTCGAAGCGGACGGCTTTGAGGCCGATGATGTTTTGGGGACCCTGGCACATCAGGGAACGGAGGCGGGATTCGATGTCGCCATCATCAGCGGCGATCGCGATGTCCTGCAGCTGGTGTCTGAGCGGGTGACGGTCTATCTGACCAAAATCGGTACCAGCGACATGGCGGCCTACGACCCAACGGCTGTCCAGGCGCGTTTCGGCGTGACGGTCGAGCAATTCGTCGACTACAAAGCCCTCCTGGGCGATACCAGCGACAACATTCCAGGTGTCCGCGGGATCGGTGAAAAAACCGCTGCCAAGCTGCTGGCGGACTTCCCCGACATCGAGAGCATGCTGGCGCAAATCGATGCCATTGAGCCCAAAGGGGTCCAGGCTAAACTCCGCGATGGCGCAGAGATGGCGCGGTTGTCGCGGCAGTTGTCGGCGATTCGGATTGATGTCCCTCTCGCCTGGGACCTCAAGGGTCAGCCGGAGTATCAGTTCGAACCAACCAACTTTCGGGAATGGTTTCACCGCTTTGGCTTTCGGACCATTGCCCGTCGCTACGGGGTCGAACCCGGTGCGGGGCCAACACAGGCGTCAGCTACCATAACTGAGGCAACTGCGGCTGAGTCCGGCACTGCTGTACCCACGTCCGTATCTGGAGAGCTCAGTGCACCTCCGGAGATTCAGATCGTCCAGTCCATGGACGAGCTGCAGGCATTGCTGGAGCCGTTGCAGAACGCAGGACGTTTCGCCATCGATTTCGAAACCGATTCCTTGAACGCGAGGACCGCGAACCTGGTGGGGATCGCCCTCGCCTGGACCGGCACCGGAGGCTTTTACATCCCAGTCGGGCATTTCCCGACGACCACCCTTTTAAGTGAACAGTCCACCGATCCCCATCAGAATCTGCCGCTGGCTGAGGTGCTGACGCTGCTGAAGCCACTCCTCGAAGACCCCGCCATCAGGAAGGTAGTCCAGAACGGCAAGTATGAACATGCAGTTTGCCGCCGCTATGACATCCGGTTGCAGGGACTGGAGTTCGATACGTTCGTCGCGTCGTACCTCCTGAATCCGGATGAGCGTCATGGGCTGAAAGATTTGGCTGAACAGCATCTGCATCTGACCTGGGGGCGGATCGAAGACCTCATCGGCAGCGGCAAAAAGCAGATCAGCATGTCGGAACTCCCCATCGGTCCGGTCGCGACCTATGCGGTCCATGATGCGGTCGCGACCTGGCGGCTGTATCAGGTCTTCGCGCCGAAAGTGCTCGCCGAGGGACTCGGTCACCTCTTCGCTGATGTTGAGATGCCCCTGGTACCGGTCCTGGCAAACATGGAATCCGAAGGGATCCGGGTAGACCCAGGAGTCCTGGAATCGCTGGGTCTGCAACTGGAGCAGCGCCTGGGCGAACTGGAGATGGCAGCGTCGGAGGCGACTGGCGGACGGGGTCTCAATCTCAGCAGCCCGAAGCAACTGTCAGAGTACCTCTTCGGGGACCTCCGACTTCCCAACCCGAAAAAGGGCTCGACAGACATCGAAGTGCTGGAGGAGCTGCGGGGACAGCATCCGCTCATTGAGATCGTAATCGAGTACCGCGAACTGACCAAGCTTCGGGGAACATACATCCAGGGACTGCTCCCGCTCGTTCAGGATGATGGGCGGATCCACACGAGCTACAACCAGGGGATCGCGGCGACTGGTCGGCTCTCCAGCACGAATCCGAATCTGCAGAACATTCCGATCCGGACCGAACTCGGCCGCCGCATCCGCAAAGCGTTCGTACCCCGAAGCGCCGACTATGTCCTGCTCGCGGCGGACTACTCTCAGATCGAACTGCGGCTGCTGGCGCACTACAGCAAAGACGAAGCCCTGATGGAGGTCTACCGGACCGGCGGCGACATCCATACGGAAACGGCAGTCTCGGTGTTGGGTATGGATCCATCACAGCCCGACCCGGAGAAGCGTCGCCAGGCCAAGGCCATCAACTTCGGCATCATTTACGGTATGGGCGCATTTTCACTCGCGAAGTCCCTCGGCATCTCTCAAAAAGACGCCCAGACGTTTATCAATGGCTACTTCGCCCGCTTTCCCCGAGTGCGGAACTTTTTCGATCAGGTGAAAGCCTCCGGGCGCGAGCAGGGATATGTCGAGACTTTTCTTGGGCGTCGGCGCTACTTCCCGGACCTGAAATCTGCCAACAGTATGCGGCGGTCGATAGCCGAACGGGCCGCCATGAACATGCCCCTTCAGGGGGGAGCGTCGGACCTCATCAAACTGGCGATGGTGCAGGTTGCCCGGGCCCTGGAGGACCAGCCGGCCTATATGCTGCTCCAGGTCCACGACGAACTGGTGTTTGAGGTCCCGGTGGACTCTTTGCTGGAGTATCAGGGCCTCATCGGCCCGATTATGGCCAACGCGTTTCCCTTCGACGTCCCCATCGAGGTCGAGATGAAAGCTGGTCCCAGCTGGTACGACCTGTCGCCAGTCGGGACCGCCGCATCGGGTCAGAGTGGCTGA
- the pnp_1 gene encoding Polyribonucleotide nucleotidyltransferase yields the protein MNENVEFVTPPADIAPPEQNEMAALLDAAQDYSTGDVIEARVVAVEDDRILLDTGTKAEGILPREELSFAKSPSTREFAAGDILQVMCIKKTEDTYVFSKRRVDEKKVWERAKDAHEKGKRLTAKVIHPVKGGLIVDINGPAFLPQSHADIRRLTDEQMAELVGQEVLVKVLEIDPQKNRLVVTRRKVMEEDLNSTKVEAFNAVERGAVLKGRIEKVVDFGAFINLGTVSGLMPLSEIAHERVEDPAQYLKVGEEIEVQVIRIDPDRRRITVSRRALLSDPWDAVKNTYKEGDVVTGTIIRLKEFGIFVKLPDGYFEGMAHISELVDQRINHPKDVFKEGDQVDVVIMGVDPKKKRIKLSVRRAAEKKYKDEIRELEKEWKSDKPLSTKLDFSSLLLEGAAAAEAPAAPPEPVAAAPAPEPVAAAPEPAPAPEPVAEAPAADMSSPSIAQEIAAMEPEAPAEEAAS from the coding sequence TTGAACGAGAACGTCGAATTCGTCACCCCCCCTGCGGACATCGCGCCCCCGGAACAGAACGAAATGGCCGCGCTGCTTGATGCGGCGCAGGACTACTCCACCGGCGATGTCATCGAGGCCCGCGTTGTGGCCGTCGAGGACGACCGCATTCTGCTCGACACCGGTACCAAAGCCGAAGGGATTTTGCCCCGGGAGGAACTCTCGTTCGCGAAAAGCCCTTCCACCCGCGAGTTTGCGGCCGGCGACATCCTCCAGGTGATGTGCATCAAGAAGACCGAGGACACCTACGTCTTCTCCAAGCGGCGGGTCGATGAGAAGAAGGTCTGGGAACGGGCGAAAGATGCCCATGAAAAGGGCAAGCGCCTGACGGCCAAGGTCATCCATCCCGTGAAGGGGGGGCTGATCGTCGACATCAACGGACCGGCGTTCCTGCCCCAGTCCCACGCCGATATCCGTCGCCTGACCGATGAGCAGATGGCGGAGCTGGTGGGTCAGGAAGTCCTGGTCAAGGTGCTCGAGATCGATCCCCAGAAAAATCGACTCGTCGTTACCCGCCGCAAAGTGATGGAAGAGGATCTCAACAGCACCAAGGTCGAGGCGTTCAACGCCGTCGAGCGGGGTGCGGTCCTGAAGGGCCGGATCGAGAAAGTGGTCGACTTCGGCGCGTTCATCAATTTGGGTACGGTCAGCGGGCTGATGCCCCTCTCGGAAATCGCCCACGAGAGGGTGGAGGATCCGGCGCAGTACCTGAAGGTTGGCGAGGAGATCGAGGTCCAGGTCATCCGGATTGATCCGGATCGCCGCCGCATCACCGTTTCGCGCCGGGCTCTCCTGTCGGACCCCTGGGATGCGGTGAAGAACACCTACAAGGAAGGCGATGTCGTTACCGGGACCATCATTCGCCTCAAGGAGTTCGGCATCTTTGTGAAACTCCCCGATGGCTACTTCGAGGGGATGGCGCACATTTCAGAGCTGGTGGATCAGCGGATCAACCATCCGAAGGACGTCTTCAAAGAAGGCGACCAGGTGGATGTCGTGATCATGGGGGTCGACCCCAAGAAGAAGCGGATCAAGCTCTCCGTGCGTCGCGCCGCTGAGAAGAAGTACAAGGACGAGATCCGCGAGCTCGAGAAAGAATGGAAGAGCGACAAGCCTCTCTCCACCAAACTCGACTTTTCTTCCCTGCTGCTGGAAGGTGCGGCTGCCGCTGAAGCGCCTGCCGCTCCCCCGGAGCCTGTGGCTGCTGCGCCAGCTCCGGAACCCGTGGCTGCTGCGCCGGAACCTGCTCCTGCCCCGGAGCCGGTTGCCGAAGCTCCGGCAGCTGATATGTCCAGCCCCAGCATCGCCCAGGAGATCGCGGCGATGGAGCCCGAAGCTCCCGCAGAGGAAGCCGCCAGCTAA